The following are encoded in a window of Helicobacter sp. 'house sparrow 1' genomic DNA:
- a CDS encoding thiamine-binding protein → MAVLMEMSIFSISGEISKRQEVVNVLKTLKQKGVKFELASMGTSVECKDMSEALEVLKIATDSIDAKRYYVIAKFDCYEGRQGMLETRSASVLKDLN, encoded by the coding sequence ATGGCAGTTTTGATGGAAATGAGCATCTTTAGCATTAGCGGAGAAATATCAAAGAGACAAGAGGTAGTAAATGTATTAAAAACACTAAAACAAAAGGGTGTTAAATTTGAACTTGCCTCAATGGGGACAAGTGTAGAATGTAAAGATATGTCAGAGGCTCTTGAGGTTTTAAAGATTGCCACAGATTCTATAGATGCAAAGCGCTATTATGTAATTGCAAAGTTTGATTGCTATGAGGGTAGGCAAGGGATGTTAGAGACTAGGAGCGCATCTGTCTTGAAAGATTTAAATTAA
- a CDS encoding thiamine diphosphokinase: protein MQAIILANGSFPKKKLLIQEILDSKNLVVCDGAIKHLTKIQKEPNVIIGDLDSISPQLKKKFFQKIIHIKEQDTNDLTKAFNYCITKGFKDIVIFGATGKREDHTLANIFLLHTYSKKVKKVCIKSDFGIFEIYTPPCNIPSKKGQQISIFCLDATCKLTSKGLKYPLYNLALTSLEQGTLNEALGENFSINASKPTQIIIYKTL from the coding sequence ATGCAGGCAATAATCTTAGCTAATGGCTCTTTTCCTAAAAAAAAGTTACTAATTCAAGAGATTTTAGATTCTAAAAATTTAGTTGTATGTGATGGTGCTATCAAGCATTTGACCAAGATTCAAAAAGAACCTAATGTAATTATTGGGGATTTAGACAGCATTTCCCCTCAACTTAAGAAAAAATTTTTTCAAAAAATTATCCACATTAAAGAGCAAGATACAAATGATCTTACAAAAGCCTTTAATTATTGTATTACAAAGGGTTTTAAGGATATTGTGATTTTTGGTGCTACGGGAAAAAGAGAAGATCATACCCTAGCAAATATCTTTTTGCTTCATACCTACTCTAAGAAAGTAAAAAAAGTCTGTATTAAAAGTGATTTTGGTATTTTTGAAATTTATACCCCTCCTTGTAATATCCCAAGCAAAAAAGGTCAGCAAATCTCGATATTTTGCCTAGATGCCACTTGTAAGCTTACTTCAAAGGGGCTAAAATACCCTCTTTACAACCTTGCCCTAACCTCTTTAGAACAAGGAACACTCAATGAGGCATTGGGTGAAAATTTCAGTATCAACGCCTCAAAACCCACTCAAATTATTATTTATAAAACACTTTAA